The stretch of DNA ATACCGCTAAACTTAAAAGGTAAGCCTTTAAAATAAAACGAAATGGGGCAGGAATATTTTTTTTAAATGTGTTGAAAATCAAGATAATTTCTAGTTTGAATATGGAGCAAAGATAAAAATTCATTTTCCTAAACAACCAAAAGTTAAAAACTCCTTTTTAAAAATTAGTAAAATAATTTACAAACTCTTATTTTTGGTGCTTATGGAGTTTTCAGCGAAACAAATTGCAGACTTACTCGGTGGAATAATCGAGGGAAATGCTGAGGTAAAAGTGAACAAGTTGAGTAAAATTGAAGAGGGCGTACCAAGCTCTTTATCTTTTTTAGCCAATCCTGCATATCAAGAACATTTGTATGTTACTGATGCTTCAATTGTAATTGTAAACAAAGATTTTACTCTCGAAAAAGCTGTAAAAGAAACCTGTACTTTGGTTAGAGTGGATAATGCTTATGAGTGTTTCGCTAAATTGTTAGAAACCTACAATCAAATAAAAAATAATAAAAACGGAATTGAGGCTCAATCTTTTGTCGCTGATACGGCTAAAGTTGGTGAAAACGTTTACATTGGCTCATTTGCTTATGTTGGCGAAAATGCCAAAATTGGTAACAACGTAAAAATATATCCAAACTCCTTTGTTGGCGATAATGTGGTGATAGGGGATAATACCTTGATTCATCCAGGGGTTAAAATCCTTCAAGATTGCCAAATAGGAGCTAACTGTACATTACATTCGGGTGTAACTATTGGTGCTGATGGTTTTGGTTTTGCTCCAAACAGCGAGAACAATTATAAAAAAGTACCACAAATTGGCAATGTAATTATCGAGGATTATGTAGAAATTGGTGCAAATACTTGTGTAGATAGAGCAACATTAGGTTCAACCATCATTAAAAAAGGAGCAAAATTGGATAACTTAATCCAAATTGGTCACAATGTGGTTGTG from Flavobacteriales bacterium encodes:
- the lpxD gene encoding UDP-3-O-(3-hydroxymyristoyl)glucosamine N-acyltransferase, which codes for MEFSAKQIADLLGGIIEGNAEVKVNKLSKIEEGVPSSLSFLANPAYQEHLYVTDASIVIVNKDFTLEKAVKETCTLVRVDNAYECFAKLLETYNQIKNNKNGIEAQSFVADTAKVGENVYIGSFAYVGENAKIGNNVKIYPNSFVGDNVVIGDNTLIHPGVKILQDCQIGANCTLHSGVTIGADGFGFAPNSENNYKKVPQIGNVIIEDYVEIGANTCVDRATLGSTIIKKGAKLDNLIQIGHNVVVGENTVIVSQTGIAGSTKIGKNCMIGGQVGIVGHLIIADGVKIAAQSGVGSSITEEGAIVQGSPAYAIGEYKRSYVGFRKLPEILDRLSELEKKIK